GCTACGTCGATTTCAGCACGGTGGCGTTGACCGTAATCGAAAGTGATACAATGAATATCATCATAAAAATGTCTCGCATGTATAAGGCAAGTTGTTGAATCTTGACCGCCACTATAGACCACTACAGCTTTCTTCTTTTCCATTGTCATCACCTATCAATTTGATAAACAATATAAATTATCATCCCGATTCTTTTTGAACTCAAAAAAAGCATCATTTTAGTATTCAAGTGTTGACAAATCAGGGTGGCAAGAACTACATTATCACAAGAGGGAACGACTTCAAAGTAGTGAACGGTATCTAAGCATAGTCAATACTGGGGAATATCTAATAAAAGGCAGAGTAACTATAAAATAACTGTCCTAATAAGATGAAAATGTTTATATCATGACGAAACCGCGTGATTTTTTTCTCACATGGTTTCCTCATGGTTTTTTATATGAACGTGTCCCGTTTGCAACGGCTTCCATTGTTTTTTTGACTCTGACAGAGAGATTGCAACTTTATATCCGGCTTTTTACAGTCTTAAAGCTGCCAGTCCCTATGTAATTCGCCGACTCATACCTTATTTTCCTGACGAATTTTAAGCTCATATGTAGTGATGTAATGGACACCCAGGGTGATGCAAGTACTAATTCGATGCGATTTTTGATATATCCGGTGTCATTAGAGGGTTCAGTTACCCGTGCCATGATGTCATCCGAGCCCTATTTCCTTATCACTACGGCGATATATGATTATCCAGGTCAACTCCAAACTGTTACAGGGACGGTAGCTGTTTTCTCACTAGTGGCTGCAAACTCAGTTAAATACTTATTTTAATTCAGTAACTATTGTTAATTCATGGAAAATGCCTTCTTTACGCTGAAATCAACCGCATCCGTCATTACCCGCCAGACAATCCTGGTTAGTTTGTTTGCCAGCGCTACCGTTCCTTCCAGGAATCCCTGTCGGGCTTCAAGGGCATTAACCCATCGTGCCAGATTGTCATTACGTTTTTTCGCACAACGCATTACTGCCCGTGCACCATGGATAATCAAGGTCCGTATACATCGGTTTCCATACTTTGTCATAGAGGATAATCGTGTTTTGCTGCCGGAACTATGCTATCGGCGGGCCAGTCCACACCATGCCGACAACTCTCTACCGCTGGAAAACTGTGCGGTATCCACTTCACTGACAAAAACCGCTGCGATCAATGGACCCACTCTGCTAGAGAAAGGATTTGGTTAGCCAGCGTTGTTCTCTGCTCAACCATTAGTTACCGGGTATTATATAACGCTTTTATGTCCTATTGTTCCGTTGCTTTTACCGATACAAAATGAATTCCCGGGCGACATACAGTTTCACAGATAACCAGGCCGTCATTAGCATCATTCTTCTGGTTATGGACAAACGCTTTCACGTATTGTGTAGGGATAAGCTTTATGTGACATCCCATTGAGCTTAGCGCTCGTCCCCAGAAAGGAAGTCGGGAAGATAATTTATATTGTTTATCAAATTGATAGGTGATGACAATGGAAAAGAAGAAAGCTGTAGTGGTCTATAGTGGCGGTCAAGATTCAACAACTTGCCTTATACATGCGAGACATTTTTATGATGATATTCATTGTATCACTTTCGATTACGGTCAACGCCACCGTGCTGAAATCGACGTAGCGCGAGAACTAGCCTTAAAACTAGGTGCCACAGCTCATAAGGTACTGGATGTTGGTCTGCTCAATGAACTGGCGATCAGCAGCCTCACCCGCGATAATATTCCCATACCAACTCAAACCGAAGAGGGGATCCCCAATACGTTCGTTCCCGGACGAAACATCCTCTTTCTGACTCTTGCTGCTATCTACGCTTATCAGGTACAAGCAGACGTTGTTATCACTGGTGTTTGTGAAACCGACTTCTCAGGCTATCCCGACTGTCGTGATGAGTTCGTCAAAGCGCTTAACCACGCCATAGTCCTTGGTATGGCGAAAGACGTGCGTTTTGAAACACCGTTGATGTGGTTGAATAAAGCAGAAACTTGGGCACTGGCAGATCACTGGCAACAATTATCCCTGATACGTGACGAGACCCTGACCTGCTATAACGGAATTAAAGGGGCTGGGTGTGGTGAATGTGCTGCCTGCCATTTGCGCCGAAAAGGACTGGAAACATACCTTTCTAATAGGAAAAACGTCATGCAGGCATTGCAACGTAAAATTAATATCTAAAAAAATCATTGTATTAAGAAGATGCAGAGACCATATCCTCACCAGGGTGGAGGATGTGTTTTCTGTAAAGGAAACGAGCGTAATAAGCGGGTAATATATTTAAGACAGCATATACAGACTTAATGATAATCTGTATCATAGCTATTTTTAATATAACAGAATTATCCATTTTTCCATAAAATGCAAGGAAACAAAAGACGAAGCTATCGATAATAGAAGCGGCAAACGTACTCAGAAAGATCCGTAAATAAAGGTGTCGAGAACGTGTGATTGCTTTTATTTTACACAATATCCATGAGTTTGACAACTCAGAAGTAATAAAAGCCATTGTGGACGCAAGCAATACAACATATAACTGCGTCATAAAATCATTATACGCAACGTTAAAGTGCCATTCTGGAATAACCGGCAATGTCATAGAAAAAAAAGTAGTAGCGTGATAACAATATTTGATATGACTGAACACAGGATAGCTTTTCTTGCTAAGCGAAAACCGTAAAACTCATTTAGCAGGTCGATTATAAGAAACGTAAATGGATAAATAAATGTACCCGGGGTTACAATGATATCAAGGTAGCTTATATAAACAGGTTTAATTGCCGCTATATTACTGAATTGATAAAATACCGCCAATGCCAGAACAAACGCAACATAGGCTCCCCATGATCGCTCACTCCTGTCCTTCAATTGGTACTCTGTCTCTGGAGCCAGCTTGTCCATATAAATATGACGATACAGAGCTTTTATTTCTCGTGAGGAGAGTTTTTCAGCGATCTCGCTTCTCTCTAGATCATTAACATGAATGCTTAATATTTTCCCTGAGGTGCATATCAGTATTCTCGCTGCATGCGTCTTTGGCTCGAACCCCAAAAGTTTATATTCTGGTTCATTTCCCATAACGTTCTTCAAGGATATCTCCTAAAATCATAATTTCAGTTTCAAGCTCGTCTACATTCATATGCACATTGATGAAAAATCCACTACTCTTCTTAAAGAGAAGCTTCATATTAGTACTTTTATATACGCCTTTTCGGATGATGATGATATCCCCATTCTGATAGCGGGCAGGTAAATTTTTGTCTATCAACACGGCAATCAAATTCGGGCCTTGCCCATAATAGTAAGTCAGTGGCCAAGATAACGTCAGTTCCCCAATTGAGCGCCCAGAATTTACTTGCTCAATGAATGATGTCAAAGGTATAATAGGTAAGGCAGCTGCATTCATATTTCCATAAACTGAAATACTGGCATTGATTTTTTCGACTGTAGCAATATCCACATTTTGAAGTTCATACATTGTAACACCGAAAAAATCTGATATTTTCCGTAATGTCTGTTTCTGTACACAGGTGACCCGACCATCCAGGATCTTAAAAATTGTCGTACGATTAAGCCCCGTGCTCTCACTGATAGAAACCTGTGTTTCCCCCTTACTGTTAAGTAAATGTTCCAGATTTGAGCGCAGCAAATTACTTTTTTCTTTTCCAAACATAAGCTTTCAAATAGTTCAAGAAATTCCGATTACTGAGGAGCATAGCTTGAAATACATATCGTCGCAATTGCATGCTGTTGTAATTTCTTTAGGCTGTTCACAATAACTGCAAATGAAAATCCCCCATTGTGTCCCCTTTCGTGTTTTATGAGTGTACCCTTGTGATAGCAAGATAAACTTTGCCAAACCTGGTCTCACTAGACTTGATTTAGTCGATATAATACTTAAGAATCGCATATCCTAGTATCTATTAAGATTAATGGCATGGAATTCGTAGGTTATGCACGTGTTTCTACTACCGACCAGGATCTGACTAACCAGATTGCCGTTTTGACCAACGCCGGATGCCGTAAAATTTTCGCGGAGAAAATCAGCGGGACAAAGAAAGAAGGGCGCCAGGCATTCGATGAGTGCCTGGATTATTTGCGGGAGGGCGATACATTGGTAGTCACACGCATTGATCGCCTGTCACGAAGTTTACGGGATCTGCAAAACCTGGTGCATGACCTTGAAGGTCAGAAAATCAAACTCAAGGCAACGGAACAGGCCATCGATACGTCCTCCGCCTCCGGCAAAGCTTTTCTGGATATGCTGGGCGTCTTTGCCGAGTTCGAGACGCGTCTGCGTCAGGAACGGCAAAAGGAAGGTATTGCCCGGGCTTAAAGCCAATGGAGCCTATAAAGGAAGAAAACCAACAGCCCAGGCCAAAGCGCAACAGGTCATTGACTTAACGATGGCCGGATTAACACGCGAGGCGGTTGCCGCCCACCTGGAAATGGGCAAGGCCAGCGTCTATCGGATACTAAAAGCATGGCGTCAACAACATCCTGACGCCATCCTGCCTGGAGAACGGGTGAAACCTCAGAGCAGCTATATTGAGCTGGGGGCCGAACGTGCTACGATAGCTTCATGAAAACAACGCCAACTCCCCATGATGCCCTGTTCAAGCAGTTTCTGACTCACCCGGAAACGGCCCGCGATTTTTTGCAACAGCACCTGCCGCCAGCTCTGCTGCAAACCTGTGATCTGAGTACCTTGCGGCTGGAATCAGGCAACTTTGTCGAAGAAGATCTGCGCGCCTATTATTCCGACGTCCTCTATTCACTCAAAACGGGGAAGGGCGAGGGGTATGTTTATTGTCTGATTGAACACCAAAGTTCGCCTGACAGGCACATGGCGGAGCCTGTAATTTAAATTGTGTAATTGCCTGTTTTTGATATGTTCACTCCAACAACGGAGACAGGCAAATTATGGACGACAAGAAACTCAGAGCCCTTGCGGCAGAACTGGCTAAAGGCCTCAAAACCGAAGCCGACCTCAATCAGTTTTCCCGGATGCTGACGAAATTAACCGTCGAAACAGCGCTCAATGCGGAACTGACTGACCATCTCGGGCATGAGAAAAATGCACCTAAAACCGGCACCAACACCCGCAATGGCTACTCGTCAAAAACGCTGCTCTGCGACGATGGCGAAATCGAACTGAACACGCCGCGTGACCGTGAAAATACCTTCGAACCGCAGTTGATTAAGAAAAACCAGACGCGTATTACGCAGATGGACAGCCAGATTTTATCTCTGTACGCCAAAGGCATGACCACGCGTGAAATCGTCGCCACCTTCAAAGAGATGTACGACGCCGATGTGTCACCCACGCTGATATCTAAGGTCACCGACGCCGTAAAAGAGCAGGTTGCTGAGTGGCAAAACCGGCAGCTGGATACGCTGTATCCCATTGTTTATCTGGACTGTATTGTCATAAAAGTCCGCCAGAATGGCAGCGTAATAAACAAAGCCGTTTTCCTGGCACTGGGTATCAACACTGAAGGCCGGAAAGAGTTGCTGGGGATGTGGCTAGCCGAAAATGAAGGCGCAAAGTTCTGGCTGAATGTGCTGGCGGAGCTGAAAAATCGTGGCCTTCAGGACATACTGATTGCCTGCGTGGACGGTCTGAAGGGCTTCCCGGATGCGATAAACAGCGTCTATCCGCAGACACATATCCAGCTGTGCATCATCCATAGGGTGCGTAACAGCCTGAAATACGTGGCGTGGAAAGACTACAAAGCCGTCACCGGCGGGCTGAAAATGGTGTATCAGGCTCCGACAGAGGAAGCGGCGTTGATGGCGCTGGTACATTCGCGGGTGTCTGGGACGATAAATACCCGCAAATCAGCAAAAGCTGGCGTGCGCACTGGGAAAATCTCAATACGTTCTTCGGCTACCCGCCTGATATTCGGAA
The sequence above is drawn from the Serratia symbiotica genome and encodes:
- the queC gene encoding 7-cyano-7-deazaguanine synthase QueC; translated protein: MEKKKAVVVYSGGQDSTTCLIHARHFYDDIHCITFDYGQRHRAEIDVARELALKLGATAHKVLDVGLLNELAISSLTRDNIPIPTQTEEGIPNTFVPGRNILFLTLAAIYAYQVQADVVITGVCETDFSGYPDCRDEFVKALNHAIVLGMAKDVRFETPLMWLNKAETWALADHWQQLSLIRDETLTCYNGIKGAGCGECAACHLRRKGLETYLSNRKNVMQALQRKINI
- a CDS encoding helix-turn-helix transcriptional regulator; this encodes MFGKEKSNLLRSNLEHLLNSKGETQVSISESTGLNRTTIFKILDGRVTCVQKQTLRKISDFFGVTMYELQNVDIATVEKINASISVYGNMNAAALPIIPLTSFIEQVNSGRSIGELTLSWPLTYYYGQGPNLIAVLIDKNLPARYQNGDIIIIRKGVYKSTNMKLLFKKSSGFFINVHMNVDELETEIMILGDILEERYGK